Proteins co-encoded in one Bacillus paramycoides genomic window:
- a CDS encoding YbaK/EbsC family protein, whose product MYKQVVELLEEAAISYKQYTHEPILDYETDRKIRERFKLEGVPSKSLFLKDKSNNYYIFVTVEGEKLDSKLMKELVGKRISICSAEELIEKTSCVPGCVSPFGYPDEITLIIDRKIYNYNKFLLSPGIPEITIEIPIKSINKILNIVENNILLYEKKI is encoded by the coding sequence ATGTATAAACAAGTAGTAGAACTGTTAGAAGAAGCGGCTATATCGTATAAACAATATACACATGAACCAATATTAGATTATGAAACAGATAGAAAAATTAGAGAAAGGTTTAAATTAGAAGGTGTACCCAGTAAAAGTTTATTTTTAAAAGATAAATCAAATAACTATTACATATTTGTAACTGTTGAAGGAGAAAAATTAGATTCAAAACTTATGAAAGAGTTGGTTGGAAAAAGGATTTCTATTTGTTCAGCCGAGGAGTTAATAGAAAAAACTTCTTGTGTTCCAGGATGTGTATCTCCATTTGGCTATCCAGATGAAATCACACTTATTATAGATCGAAAAATTTATAACTATAATAAATTTTTGTTATCTCCTGGTATACCTGAGATAACAATTGAAATACCTATAAAAAGTATAAATAAAATTTTAAATATTGTTGAGAATAATATTTTACTATATGAGAAAAAAATATAA
- a CDS encoding YqcI/YcgG family protein, whose translation MPTTKMYLYDQKRIIEEQNKGILDEWKTVSFNNFHDSILDQSKPFPCYFAVDSEKHGWSRYIFSESAYDENELFKLRDGIYEYIKTYQQIAKRTTLVIFFKPSNKQLLAEEYKKQFWNVLQFLMRNDPEPWNAEIPIDPYNAKWEFCFGGEPIFVVCRAPIYSERKSRYTGIGLEITLQPRGTLDDITGDTKQGKQVRKVIRKRLLEYDDIPMHPDIGDYGIKETFEWKQYMLPETNEESVMRCPITGLKKND comes from the coding sequence ATGCCAACTACAAAAATGTATTTATACGATCAAAAGAGAATAATTGAAGAACAAAATAAAGGGATTTTAGATGAGTGGAAAACTGTATCTTTCAATAATTTTCACGATAGCATTTTAGATCAATCTAAACCATTTCCGTGTTATTTTGCAGTGGATTCTGAGAAACATGGTTGGTCTAGATATATATTTTCTGAATCGGCTTATGATGAAAATGAATTGTTCAAACTAAGAGATGGGATTTATGAATATATTAAAACATATCAACAAATTGCAAAGAGAACTACTTTAGTAATATTTTTTAAACCATCTAATAAACAATTACTGGCTGAAGAATACAAAAAACAATTTTGGAATGTATTACAATTTTTAATGAGAAATGATCCGGAGCCATGGAATGCAGAAATACCAATAGATCCTTATAACGCTAAATGGGAATTTTGTTTTGGTGGTGAACCTATATTTGTTGTTTGTAGGGCTCCAATATATTCTGAGAGAAAAAGTAGATATACAGGAATCGGCCTTGAAATTACGTTACAACCTCGAGGTACTCTGGATGATATTACAGGTGATACAAAACAAGGGAAACAAGTGCGGAAAGTGATTAGAAAACGTTTGTTAGAATATGATGATATTCCAATGCATCCAGATATAGGGGATTACGGAATAAAAGAAACCTTTGAATGGAAACAATATATGTTACCAGAAACAAATGAAGAAAGTGTAATGAGATGTCCTATTACGGGGTTGAAGAAAAATGATTAG
- a CDS encoding LysE family translocator, which produces MISMIFSYILLGISLSAPVGPINVAQINKGIKNGFLSAWLVGVGAMSADVVMMFLIYFGISTYLTTPVAQLCIWIFGFVTMIYLGYESMKEATKQVQYISSGEKEHPLKSFLSGFAIAISNPLNIIFWIGIYGSVLTSAMNTIGKEQALWYSAAIFAGIMIWDIFMATSIHFGRRFINHTVMKWISIVAGIVLILFGIYFGYEAVKGTAQLL; this is translated from the coding sequence ATGATTAGCATGATATTCAGTTATATATTATTAGGGATTTCATTGTCTGCACCAGTCGGTCCGATTAATGTTGCTCAAATAAATAAAGGAATAAAAAATGGTTTTTTGAGTGCATGGTTAGTAGGAGTCGGGGCAATGTCAGCAGATGTTGTAATGATGTTTTTAATTTACTTTGGTATTTCGACTTATTTAACAACTCCAGTTGCTCAACTTTGCATTTGGATTTTTGGTTTTGTAACGATGATTTATTTGGGCTATGAAAGTATGAAAGAAGCTACTAAACAAGTTCAATATATTTCATCAGGTGAAAAAGAACATCCTTTAAAATCTTTTCTATCGGGGTTTGCTATCGCAATTTCTAATCCATTAAATATTATTTTTTGGATAGGGATATATGGATCAGTTCTAACTAGTGCTATGAATACTATTGGAAAAGAACAAGCTTTATGGTATAGTGCAGCCATTTTTGCTGGGATTATGATTTGGGATATATTTATGGCTACATCTATTCATTTTGGTAGAAGATTTATTAATCATACAGTAATGAAATGGATTTCCATAGTAGCAGGCATTGTTTTAATTCTGTTTGGAATATATTTTGGCTACGAGGCAGTAAAAGGAACTGCTCAACTATTGTGA